The sequence CGACGCGCGTCATGCGCCCAGGCACCGCTTCGAGTTCGTAGAGCCCTTGCGCGATCGCTTCGACGTCGACGTCGAGCGCGACCGCAGTCGCGATCGCGGCGAGCGCATTCGAGATGTTGAACGGTCCAGGCAGCCGGATCTCAAAACGCGCCGGCCGCACCGCGCCGACCGTGAAGCGTGAACCGCGTGTGTCGAGCTCGATGTCGGAGGCGTGAAGCGTCGCCGATCTATTGCTTACGCCGAACGTGATGCGCCGCGCTACCGGCGCGCCGAGCAGTTCGAACGCCGGATCGTCGGCATTGAGGACGGCGACTCCGCCGCTCTTGCTTGTCATCTCGAAAAGACGGCGCTTCGTCGCGCGGTAGTCGTCGAACGTCGGATGGAAGTCTAGGTGGTCTTGGGTGAGGTTCGTGAACGTCGCCACATCGAACGCGACGTCATCGACGCGATGGAGCTTCAGCGAATGGCTCGACACCTCGAGCACCGCGCCTTCGGCGCCCGCGTCGCGGAACTCGGCAAGCAGCCGCTGCACTTCATGCGCGAACGGCGTCGTGTTCTCGAGTTGGGTATCGAAAACGCCGCGAAGGCGAGCGCCGAGCGTCCCCACGAGGCCGAATGGCCGCCCCGCCGCTGCCACGATCGATTCCACGAAGTGCGTCGTCGTCGTCTTGCCGTTCGTGCCGGTGACGCCGACGATGGTGAGCTTCTCCGAAGGACGATCGTACAGCGTCGCCGCGATCGGCGAAAGCGAAGCAAGGGCATCTGGCACGCGCGCGAGCGCGATGCCTGCGGGCACCGCGATCGGTCGCTCGGCGAGCACCGCGACGGCGCCTCGCGAGACCGCTTCGGCGACGTGCGCGTGACCGTCATCGCGTGCGCCGCGAAGACAGACGAAGAGCGCGCCGGGCTCCACGCGGCGCGAATCGACGGCGATCGAAGCGATGGTGACGTCGGGGTTGCCGGATAGGGAGCTTTGGCCGGCGCCGGCGATGAGTTCCGCCAGCGATTTCGGCATGTTCGGGGTCATTTAACTAGTGCCCGCGGGCAATCCCTCGCGCGGCGGGAGCACCCGCGGCGGGCGAGACGGCGCGCGCGTCGGGATCGTCGATCGAGACGCTCGGGCGTTTGGGAAGGATTCCTTCGCGCCAAAGCACGCGGCTCGCGAGGTCGCGGAATGCGGGCGCCGCGACGATGCTGCCGTAGTAGGCGCCGACGGGCCTGTCCACTTTGACGAGGATGACGTACTGCGGCCGATCGGCGGGAACGATTCCGACGAACGACGCGGTGTAGGCGCCGAGGACGTACGAGCCGTCGACGACCATCTGCGCGGTGCCGGTTTTCCCGGCGAGCGCATAGCCCGGCATAGTGATCGCGCTCGCGGTGCCGTGCGCGAAGACGTCACGCAGCATCTTCAAGAGCTCCGCCGCCGTCTGGACGTTCATGACGCGACCCTGTTGTTGCGGCGCATACGTCTTGATGACCTTGCCGTTCGGCGCGACGAGCGATCGCACGATGAGCGGACGCATGAGCTCTCCGCCGTTCGCGATCGCGCCGTATGCGCGCGCGAGCTGGAGCGCCGTGATCGACACGCCTTGTCCGAAGCCGATCGTCGCGAGACGCGAGCCGTACCACGTGTCCGGCGTGCCGACGAGTCCGCCGCTCTCGCCGGGAAGATCGACGCCGGTCGGCTCGTCGAGACCGAAGCGCCGGATGTAGTCGTACATCGTCTGTTTGCCGACGCGCATCGCGACTTCGGCGGCGCCGACGTTGTGCGAGTACGCGATGATGTCGTCGAGCGTCTCTTCGCTGTGCCCGGATGCCATCAACCCGTCGTCGGCGTTGTGGATGATTCGGTCGCCGACTTCGATCGCGTCGAGCGCCGGGAACGTGTCGGTCAGCGACACCTTGCCCGAGTCGAGCGCGGCGGTCGCGGTGATGAGCTTGAACGTCGAGCCCGGCTCGTATGGGTCGGCGATGGCGCGGTCGGACCACGACGTCGCTGGCGATGCGCTGAAATCGTTGGGATCGTAGTTCGGATAGTTCGCGAGCGCGAGGATCTCGCCGGTCTGCGCCCGGAGCACGATCGCGCACCCGTCCTGAGCATCGTATTTCTCGACGACGGATCTGATGACGGCCTCGGCTTCGAACTCGAGCATGCGGTCGACCGTGAGGACGACCGTGTCGCCGACGACGGCCGGCTGGACGACGCGGCCGCCGAACGGGATCGGCCGGCCGGCGTTGTCCGTGCTCTCGACGATCCGGCCGGGCTTGCCGCGCAGCACGTCGTTGAACGCGTACTCGATGCCGGCAAGGCCTTGATTGTCGACGCCGGTGAAACCGACGACCGTCGACCCGATCCTTCCCTGCGGATCGACGCGCAGACCGAGAGGTTCGTCGCTCGTCGCGACGCCGCGAAGATCGAGGTGATCGACGGCGGCGGCGACGTCCTTCGGAACGTCACGCTTCAGATAGACGAACGATTCCTTCGATGTCAACGCCGACTCGATTCCCGCCGGCTGCTCGTGCAGCACGGGCGCAAGCTCTGCAGCCGCCTTCTTCGGATTCTCCACGTCGGTAGGCTGGGCGTAGATCGCCGACGATGGAAGATCCGTCGCGAAAGGTACGCCGAAACGATCGACGATGTCGCCGCGTTTGCCGTCGACGGCGATGGTCGACTGGTGTTCGTCGCCCGCGCCGGCCGCGAGAGCGGCGCCGTCGCGGACTTGGACGCCGTAGAGGCGGCAGAGCAAGAGCGCGGCGATCGCCGCGCACGTCCAAAAGACGACCGCGGAGCGGATCCGCAGCCTGACGCGTTCTTTATCCTTTAGATGTGGAGCCACTTGCGTAGCCCGTCGATCGTGGCTGCGATCGAGGTCGCGGTCTTCGTCGTGGCAGCGTGTGAGGGCGCGACGATCGCGACGCTCTGCGGCACGTGCATGTGGAGCTTCGCGGCGGCGGATTCGAGGCGCGGCAGCGATTCGAGCTGCGCGACTTGCTGGCGGAGCTCGTTGTCGCGCTGGACGAGCGCGTTGCGCAATGCTTGGTCGTCGTGCAGCCTGTAGGTTTGAGCCGTCAGCTGCGCGGTCAGCCAGACGTACGTGACGATGAGCGCGATCGGCAGCGCGACGAGAAGGCCGAGCCGCACCGTCCGGTCGAGACGGACCTTGACGAGCCGCGTCTTTCGGATGACGCGCGGGCGAGGTTTGGTCGACGGCCGATCGGGGAGATCGTCGTGCTGATAGACGCGAGCTGCTAGCGCCATCCTCGATCCTCCGTGATCTCGTGCGGCGGTTCTGTCTGCGCGGAAAGCCGCTCCGCGGCGCGCAGCTTCGCGCTCCTGCTGCGCGGATTCGCTTTCGTCTCCTCGACCGTCGGCGTCATCGGCTTGCGCGTTATCACGGTCGCGAGACCGTCGTGTTCCCAGCGGCGGAAGGTGCGCTTCACCGACCGGTCTTCTCCGGAATGGTAGCTGATGACGACGGCTCGTGCGCCCGGACGCAGACGGCGCGCAGCCGCGGCGAGGCTCCGCTCAAGCCGCTCGACATCGTGATTGACCGCCATCCGCAGAGCCTGAAAGGTGCGCGTCGCCGGATGGATCTTGCCGCGCGATGCGTTGCGAGGCAGCGCCGCGAGAATGGCAGCGACGAGATCCGACGTCTTGCGCAGCGGCGATCGCGCGCGGCGCGTGACGATCTGGCGCGCTATGCGGCGCGCGAAACGTTCGTCGCCGTTTGCATGGATGAGGTCGGCGAGCTCCCGCTCGGACAGTGTGTTGAGCAGATCGGCCGCCGACGGGTCGCCGGTCGTCGGATCCAAGCGCATATCGAGCGGCTCGTCGCCGGCGAACGAGAAACCGCGCTCGGCGTCTGCGAGCTGGATCGACGAGAGCCCGAGATCGTACAGGATGCCGTCAACTCCGTCCACACCGAGCTCTTCGAGCGCCTCGTCGAGATCGGCGAAGTTCGAGTGGACCGCTGTCAGGCGGCCCGGGTACCGGCTCGATAGTTCGACCGCGCGCACGACCGCCGCCGGATCGGCATCGAGCGCGATGACGCGGCCGGAAGGCTGCCGCGACAATATCTCTTTCGTGTGGCCGCCCGCGCCGAAGGTCGCATCGACGATCGTCGCTCCGCTGCCGAGCGCGCGCTCGGAGAGGACGAGATCGACGCTCTCCTCCAGCATGACCGGAGCATGGCTAGTAAAGTCCAAGCTCCGTCATCAGATCCGCCATGCCGTCGGGCGCGCCGCCGGCCTTCCGCCAAGCGGGCGCCGACCACACTTCGACACGCGTCAACGTGCCGACGAGCACGACGTCCTTGTCGATCTCCGCATAGTCGCGCAACGGTTGAGGCACGACGACACGGCCTTGAGCATCAAGCGACACCTCCTCGGTGTTCGCGAAGAGATGGCGGACGAAGCTCCGGTAACGCGCATCCTTGCGCGTCGCCGATTCGAGCTTAGTGCAGAACTCCGACCAAGTGGGCTCGGGATAGAGCGCGAGGCACAACTCCGGGGGCGCGATCGTCAGCACGAAGTGGTCGCCCAAACGCCCCCGCAACCGGGCGGGAATGGTCAACCTGCCCTTGTCGTCGAGGGAGTGTTCGAACTGTCCCG comes from Candidatus Eremiobacteraceae bacterium and encodes:
- the rsmH gene encoding 16S rRNA (cytosine(1402)-N(4))-methyltransferase RsmH, yielding MDFTSHAPVMLEESVDLVLSERALGSGATIVDATFGAGGHTKEILSRQPSGRVIALDADPAAVVRAVELSSRYPGRLTAVHSNFADLDEALEELGVDGVDGILYDLGLSSIQLADAERGFSFAGDEPLDMRLDPTTGDPSAADLLNTLSERELADLIHANGDERFARRIARQIVTRRARSPLRKTSDLVAAILAALPRNASRGKIHPATRTFQALRMAVNHDVERLERSLAAAARRLRPGARAVVISYHSGEDRSVKRTFRRWEHDGLATVITRKPMTPTVEETKANPRSRSAKLRAAERLSAQTEPPHEITEDRGWR
- the mraZ gene encoding division/cell wall cluster transcriptional repressor MraZ, which translates into the protein MTALPKFTGQFEHSLDDKGRLTIPARLRGRLGDHFVLTIAPPELCLALYPEPTWSEFCTKLESATRKDARYRSFVRHLFANTEEVSLDAQGRVVVPQPLRDYAEIDKDVVLVGTLTRVEVWSAPAWRKAGGAPDGMADLMTELGLY
- a CDS encoding penicillin-binding protein 2 — protein: MAPHLKDKERVRLRIRSAVVFWTCAAIAALLLCRLYGVQVRDGAALAAGAGDEHQSTIAVDGKRGDIVDRFGVPFATDLPSSAIYAQPTDVENPKKAAAELAPVLHEQPAGIESALTSKESFVYLKRDVPKDVAAAVDHLDLRGVATSDEPLGLRVDPQGRIGSTVVGFTGVDNQGLAGIEYAFNDVLRGKPGRIVESTDNAGRPIPFGGRVVQPAVVGDTVVLTVDRMLEFEAEAVIRSVVEKYDAQDGCAIVLRAQTGEILALANYPNYDPNDFSASPATSWSDRAIADPYEPGSTFKLITATAALDSGKVSLTDTFPALDAIEVGDRIIHNADDGLMASGHSEETLDDIIAYSHNVGAAEVAMRVGKQTMYDYIRRFGLDEPTGVDLPGESGGLVGTPDTWYGSRLATIGFGQGVSITALQLARAYGAIANGGELMRPLIVRSLVAPNGKVIKTYAPQQQGRVMNVQTAAELLKMLRDVFAHGTASAITMPGYALAGKTGTAQMVVDGSYVLGAYTASFVGIVPADRPQYVILVKVDRPVGAYYGSIVAAPAFRDLASRVLWREGILPKRPSVSIDDPDARAVSPAAGAPAARGIARGH
- a CDS encoding UDP-N-acetylmuramoyl-L-alanyl-D-glutamate--2,6-diaminopimelate ligase translates to MPKSLAELIAGAGQSSLSGNPDVTIASIAVDSRRVEPGALFVCLRGARDDGHAHVAEAVSRGAVAVLAERPIAVPAGIALARVPDALASLSPIAATLYDRPSEKLTIVGVTGTNGKTTTTHFVESIVAAAGRPFGLVGTLGARLRGVFDTQLENTTPFAHEVQRLLAEFRDAGAEGAVLEVSSHSLKLHRVDDVAFDVATFTNLTQDHLDFHPTFDDYRATKRRLFEMTSKSGGVAVLNADDPAFELLGAPVARRITFGVSNRSATLHASDIELDTRGSRFTVGAVRPARFEIRLPGPFNISNALAAIATAVALDVDVEAIAQGLYELEAVPGRMTRVEAGPIGVFVDYAHTPDGLANVLRAARAIATGRLICVFGCGGDRDPLKRPLMGRIAREASDVAIVTSDNPRYEDPAKIIDEIVAGMAGPGGAYEVEPDRERAIERAIAGAKPGDVVVIAGKGHEAYQLVRDERRPFSDVAVARSAIAKVRA